The region TTATTTAACTACGGAAGATTTAAGTCAGATTGATACTAGGGATAATTATTTTATTTGGTTTGCTTTGGGGTTGATTGTATTAATATTAAGTGGCCTAGTCTGGTTTAATTAATTATTAGAGACTTGTAAATAAAAGAGATATCATTTAAACTAAGGGAAGCAAAAAATTAAAAACAATAAGCTGTCACCCATCTAAATTAGTCCTATTCGACTGATGGAGTGGTCGCTACGCGCACCTTCGGTGGGGAGTGATAGTTTGACGGTTTGTTTCCTAATCTGCCCATATACAGTTTAAATGCGTCTTAGCTTAATTTCTGAAAAATAGTGGCAGGTTTTAAAATACAACTAGATCTCAAAGTACAACTTAGTCTCAAAGATGCCTCTCTCAAATTAACAGGAATCAGAAAAAGAGCATTTATCCTTTTGAAATGTTTTTCAGATGAATAACCCCATTAACCCGACTAACGCCCTAATTATTGGTTCATCCAGAGGAATTGGTTTAGGATTTGTTAAAGCCCTTCTACAGAAACCTAACATAAATATTTATGCAACGTACCGTCAGAGAAATTTAGCCACTGAGTTATTTTCTCTGAAAACGGAATATCCGCAACAACTTCACTGTCGGCAATTAGATATCACTAATGAAGAACAAATCTCTAATCTCTCAAGTTATATTCACCAGAAAACATCTCAACTTCATCTAGTTATTAACTGTGTGGGAATTCTCCATGAAGGTTCCTTACAACCAGAAAAAAGCCTTAGACAAATTTCTTCAGAAAATTTGCTATATTATTTTAAAATCAACAGCATTGGGTCTGTCTTATTAGCCAAGCATTTGTTACCGTTATTTCGCCATTCAAATAAGAGTATTTTAGCTTTTTTAAGTGCTAAACTAGGAAGTATTGGCGATAATAATCTGGGAGGATGGTATGGTTATCGTGCCTCGAAAGCTGCTCTTAATATGTTGATAAGAACAGTTTCGATTGAATATAAACGTCTTTGTCCCCAGACAATTGTTGTTAGTTTGCATCCAGGCACAACTGACACAAATCTGTCAAAACCATTTCAACAAAATGTGCCAGAGGATAAATTATTTACCGTAGATCTAACAGTCAACCAACTTCTCAATGTAATCGATAATTTAACAGGTGAAGATAGTGGCTCTTTTTTTTCTTGGGATGGTAGTCGTCTTCCTTGGTAATAAAAAAAGTTAAATCAATGTCTACACCACAGACCTTATGTCTGATACTATATGAACGAAGCCTCCCTTCGGGAGGCTCAATTAAACCCGCGTAGGCGGGTTTTGTCTTTATAGCTAAACCCAGAGCGGGTTTAAGCCTATAATTTCTAATAGTTTTACTAGGTTCTGTAGAACCAAAAAGTTAACTTCAAAGAATAAATATTAATCTTTTTTACTGATAGGAATTTGGATTTCGCTACGTTTTGCCATATCAGGTTTATACGGGCCATCATAGAACAAACGGCGAGGGTTTCCGACCATTTTATAAGATGGGTTTTCTGATAGCCAGTTTCTGAGTTTTTCTAAACCCTCTACATAGGTTTCATAGGAATAACCGCCAACCAGTCCCAAGCTTACCACTGTCTGACGGGGAATATCTTCAATCGTAATATTAGAGGCGATTTCCTTGGGGTAAATATCCGTGTTACGGTAGAGAAAAGAAACGGTGGCTTCCCCAGTTTTCTCCTTACCTTCTATGGTGCCAACCGGATAACGAGTTTCTACAGGAGCAGTCATAGAAATGTTATTCGAGCTAATATGTTGATATAAGGGTGAAAAAGCCTGATTAGCCGCATCAGATAAGTTGCCAGAATAGCTATAAGTCGCAGCACGATAAGCAGGATATTCCTTTACTTCTATTTTATCAGGGGCAGTTGGGGCCGGAAAACCTACGGGAAGGGGCGCACTATTGGCTTGATAAATTCCTATCGCGAACCAAGCGATTGCTATAATTCCTAATGGTAGTAATAAATAGTGAAGTTTCATGAGCTAAAATAATCAAAAATGACGTTATAAAGTTGATATCTTAAGCATAATTATACCAGAATATTTAATGTGTTATTTTTGTTATGAAAATTACCGTAAATTTTTATTAAGCTTCAGATAAATGTATCATAGAATACAAAAAACTTAAAAATACTTGAAAATTTTTAGCAATAGTGAACGAAAGAATGCGGGTTGACAAAGCCGTCGTATATAGTGTATATTTTTTAGTTATATAGGCTTCACAATGGGAATCTTTGCGTTTATCAACAAACAGTAATATTTCCATTATGATATTCACATTTTACAATGTAAGCAAAAAAAAATCAACCCCATAAATTGATCTGCTTCAAAGTCAGTAAAGCAGTATATTAGAACCATGATTTAAAAAACCCGTTTTTGCGTAAGTCCTGCAAAATTAGCAAATTCAACTAAATTATCTTTCAACCAAAGAGCATCTTTTTGGCGATTAGTTTGCACTTCTAAAACCCGAATACCCGTAGAAGGTAAAGGATTTAATAATTCTGTGAATTGTGACCAATTATCAATCAATTGATGGGAAATGTTATAGGTCTGGCAAAGTTGAGAAAAATCAATATTTTGTGGAGTGGCAAAAAAATCCTCAAAAGAAGAGCGAAACTGAGATATAGGTAATATTTCAAAGATACCACCCCCATTATTATTAATTAAAATAATAGTTAAATGTCCCTTAAAGTTTTTATTGATTAAGAATCCATTAGTATCATGAAGTAGGGATAAATCACCTGTTAACATAACATTATGGGATGATTTATAAGCCATTCCTAAAGCTGTTGATAAAGTACCATCAATACCATTAGCACCTCGATTACAATAAGGAATAATTTGCAGATGATTAGGCATCCAGAAAAAATCCATATCTCTAACTGGCATACTATTAGACACAAAAATTAAACTATTCTTAGGTAAAATTTGAGGTAATAACCAAGCTATTTTTGCTTCTAATAAATATTCAATAGCTGACATTTTTTGCTCAAGATTATGTCTAACTTTGTTCTCAAATTCTAACCAAGTCTTCAAAAAAGATCGATCTAAGTCTTGAGTAATAGGAGGTAAAGTTAAAGTGTCTATTGAGGTTGTTAGATGAATAGTTTTATTATGAAGGGGGTCAAGATTATCAAGAGTAGGATCAATAATCCAATGATCAGGTTCAAGAGATTCTAACCAAACCCTTAATTCTTTACTGGTAGGAAATTCTCCTATTTGAATTACCACATCAGGAATTAAAGATTGATTTAATTGGGGATGACGTAATATTAAATCATACGTACAAATTAAATAAGGATTCAAATATGAAAAATTTCTCACAGGAGATAAAGCATCAGCTAACACAGGAAAATTAAGTAATTGAGCCAAATTAGCGATCGCTTGACAATAACCTTTAGGATCAACTGGATAAGCGACTCCTGCAATAATAATACCCCGTCGAGTTGATAGCCATTGAGACGGCAAAACTGAGGAAGAAGAACCAGAAAAATTAAGATAATTATTATCAATTTGAGATAAAAAATTATCTAGATCAAAATCAGCAAATATAGAAGTAATATTAGGGTCAAAAATAGGTGCTAAAGGTTCTCGAAAAGGACAATTAAGATGAACAACTCCAGGAGTAGGAAAAAGCGATCGCCGCCAAGATTGAACAAGGGTTTGTCGTAGATAACGTAATATACCAATTTCCTGGGAAGGAATGGCTAATTCTGCTTGCCAATTGGGATAATGACCATAAAGTTTAATTTGATCAATTGCTTGTCCAGCATGACAATGACGTAATTCTGGGGGACGATCTGCTGTTAGAATTAACAAAGGAATTCGACTTTCATGAGCTTCGATTACTGCTGGGTAAAAATTAGCTCCTGCTGTTCCCGAAGTACATACTAAAACAACAGGAATTTTAGTTTTTTTTGCCCTTCCTAATGCAAAAAAAGCCGCCGAACGTTCATCTAAAATAGGAATAGTTTCAATATTAGGATGTTGAGCAAAAGCAACTGCTAGGGGTGCGGAACGGGAACCAGGACAGATAATAGCCGTTGTCAGTCCTAAACGGTATAAGGTTTCTACTAATAAAGAAGACCAAAGAGTATTAATGTTACGAAAATCAAGAATCATTGATAGTGAATAATTAGGTTAGGGATTAAGGTTGCTACAGTTATCTATATTCTCATGTATCATGTATAGAATTTACATTTGAGATCTAAACTGAAAAAAATGGAAAAACTAACTATTACGGACGCTCAAGAAGATTTAATCAACCTAGTTAAATTAGTAACCCAAGAAAACCAAATTTATGAAATAGAGATGACTGATGGTTCGGCTGTTTTAATCTCACAAAAAAACTATGAAAGCTTACAAGAAACCATTGAATTACTTTCAATCCCTGGATTAAGAGAAAGCTTACAAAGATCCCTTGAACAAATAACCAATAATGAAACCTACTCCTTGGAGGAAGTATTGGGAGATATTGATTGATGGTTTATGAAGTCCGTTTTACCAAAGAAGCTAAAAAAGATATCATTAAACTTACCCCTAAATTAAAACAAAAACTCAAAAAAATTATCATAAATTTTCACTTAACAGTAACATTTTTAAGTTATCGCACTGAGGTACACACATGATATACTTTAAGAAGTATGAATAAACCTGTAAAACCCAAAACTTTAATCGTTTATCAAGATGCAGATGGAAACGAGCCATTCACCAACTGGCTTAATAGTTTACGAGATGTTCAGGGACGTAAACGAATCAGTATCCGGTTAAGACGGCTAGAGCAGGGGAATTACGGTGATTGTGAACCCATTGGTGAAGGACTTTTAGAATTGCGAATGTTTTTTGGTCCCGGCTACCGTGTCTATTTTGGGGAAGAAGGTAATAACATTGTGCTTTTGCTGTGTGGTGGCGACAAAAGCAGTCAAACCAAGGATATTGAAGCAGCAAAAGCTTATTGGCAGGAGCATCTAGAGAATGCGTAAATACAGAACATTTGACCAAGTTGAAGAAGAATACTACCGCGAACATCCAGAGGAAATTGACAGTTTTCTAACGGTTATTTTTGAGGAATATGCCAAAAATAATGATACAGGTGCTTTATTATCCGCATTGCGTATGATTAGCCGTGTAAAA is a window of Aphanothece sacrum FPU1 DNA encoding:
- a CDS encoding heme-binding protein; translation: MKLHYLLLPLGIIAIAWFAIGIYQANSAPLPVGFPAPTAPDKIEVKEYPAYRAATYSYSGNLSDAANQAFSPLYQHISSNNISMTAPVETRYPVGTIEGKEKTGEATVSFLYRNTDIYPKEIASNITIEDIPRQTVVSLGLVGGYSYETYVEGLEKLRNWLSENPSYKMVGNPRRLFYDGPYKPDMAKRSEIQIPISKKD
- a CDS encoding type II toxin-antitoxin system Phd/YefM family antitoxin; the protein is MEKLTITDAQEDLINLVKLVTQENQIYEIEMTDGSAVLISQKNYESLQETIELLSIPGLRESLQRSLEQITNNETYSLEEVLGDID
- the menD gene encoding 2-succinyl-5-enolpyruvyl-6-hydroxy-3-cyclohexene-1-carboxylic-acid synthase, which gives rise to MILDFRNINTLWSSLLVETLYRLGLTTAIICPGSRSAPLAVAFAQHPNIETIPILDERSAAFFALGRAKKTKIPVVLVCTSGTAGANFYPAVIEAHESRIPLLILTADRPPELRHCHAGQAIDQIKLYGHYPNWQAELAIPSQEIGILRYLRQTLVQSWRRSLFPTPGVVHLNCPFREPLAPIFDPNITSIFADFDLDNFLSQIDNNYLNFSGSSSSVLPSQWLSTRRGIIIAGVAYPVDPKGYCQAIANLAQLLNFPVLADALSPVRNFSYLNPYLICTYDLILRHPQLNQSLIPDVVIQIGEFPTSKELRVWLESLEPDHWIIDPTLDNLDPLHNKTIHLTTSIDTLTLPPITQDLDRSFLKTWLEFENKVRHNLEQKMSAIEYLLEAKIAWLLPQILPKNSLIFVSNSMPVRDMDFFWMPNHLQIIPYCNRGANGIDGTLSTALGMAYKSSHNVMLTGDLSLLHDTNGFLINKNFKGHLTIILINNNGGGIFEILPISQFRSSFEDFFATPQNIDFSQLCQTYNISHQLIDNWSQFTELLNPLPSTGIRVLEVQTNRQKDALWLKDNLVEFANFAGLTQKRVF
- a CDS encoding type II toxin-antitoxin system RelE/ParE family toxin; its protein translation is MNKPVKPKTLIVYQDADGNEPFTNWLNSLRDVQGRKRISIRLRRLEQGNYGDCEPIGEGLLELRMFFGPGYRVYFGEEGNNIVLLLCGGDKSSQTKDIEAAKAYWQEHLENA
- a CDS encoding SDR family NAD(P)-dependent oxidoreductase → MNNPINPTNALIIGSSRGIGLGFVKALLQKPNINIYATYRQRNLATELFSLKTEYPQQLHCRQLDITNEEQISNLSSYIHQKTSQLHLVINCVGILHEGSLQPEKSLRQISSENLLYYFKINSIGSVLLAKHLLPLFRHSNKSILAFLSAKLGSIGDNNLGGWYGYRASKAALNMLIRTVSIEYKRLCPQTIVVSLHPGTTDTNLSKPFQQNVPEDKLFTVDLTVNQLLNVIDNLTGEDSGSFFSWDGSRLPW